The Anoplolepis gracilipes chromosome 14, ASM4749672v1, whole genome shotgun sequence genome includes a window with the following:
- the Hsdl2 gene encoding hydroxysteroid dehydrogenase-like protein 2 → MINTGKLAGRTIFITGASRGIGKSIALKAAKDGANIVIAAKTAQPHPKLPGTIYTAANEIEAAGGKALPCIVDVRDEAQVINAVENAVAKFGGIDIVVNNASAISLTGTLITDMKKYDLMNNINARGTFLVSKVCIPYLKKSTNPHIVNISPPLNMKPIWFKNHVAYTMAKYGMSMCVLGMAEELKPDGIVVNAVWPRTAIYTAAMDMLTGSDSSNVCRKPEIMADAVYSLLCKDDKSITGQFLIDEDILKNEGVTDFTNYACNPANKDNLMTDFFLDDTYVLDSQDKKHNSDKTNNGEVGHVERIFIAINANLSNELVNKVGAIYQFNVKGKEAGVWFLDLKNGKGATGKGEPSQPADATLTMDSDNFFAMFSGKLKPAAAFMTGKLNISGNLQKAMKLEKLMGSLKAKL, encoded by the exons ATGATTAATACTGG GAAGTTGGCTGGTCGCACTATTTTCATTACAGGAGCTTCAAGGGGTATTGGAAAAAGTATAGCATTGAAAGCGGCAAAAGATGGTGCAAATATTGTTATTGCTGCAAAAACTGCTCAACCGCATCCAAAACTACCGGGTACCATTTATACAGCAGCTAatgaaa ttgaAGCAGCCGGTGGTAAAGCTCTACCTTGCATCGTAGATGTACGTGATGAAGCCCAAGTGATTAATGCAGTTGAAAATGCTGTTGCAAAATTTGGCGGTATAGACATTGTAGTGAACAATGCGAGCGCTATTTCTTTAACGGGTACTCTCATAAccgatatgaaaaaatatgatttgatGAATAACATTAATGCTAGAGGAACTTTCCTTgt ATCAAAAGTTTGTATaccatatttaaaaaaaagcacaaATCCACACATAGTTAATATAAGTCCTCCGTTAAATATGAAGCCGATTTGGTTTAAAAATCATGTTGCATATACAATGGCCAAGTATGGAATGTCTATGTGTGTTCTCGGCATGGCGGAAGAATTAAAACCTGACGGTATCGTGGTTAACGCTGTTTGGCCAAGGACAg ctATATATACTGCTGCAATGGACATGTTAACCGGTTCGGATTCGAGTAATGTTTGCCGAAAACCTGAAATCATGGCAGATGCGGTTTACAGTTTGCTTTGTAAAGATGATAAATCTATTACTGGTCAATTTTTGATTGATGaagacatattaaaaaatgagggTGTTActgattttacaaattatgcaTGTAATCCAg caaACAAGGACAATTTAATGACAGATTTCTTTTTGGATGATACATATGTTTTGGATTCCCAAGATAAGAAACATAATTCTGACAAAACAAATAACGGTGAAGTGGGACATGTGGAACGTATATTTATTGCcattaatgcaaatttaagTAACGAACTGGTAAACAAAGTTGGtgcaatatatcaatttaatgtgaaag gaaaagaAGCTGGTGTGTGGTTCCtggatttaaaaaatggaaaaggcGCTACTGGAAAAGGAGAACCCAGTCAACCAGCAGATGCAACACTTACAATGGATTCAGATAATTTCTTTGCCATGTTTTcag GTAAACTAAAACCTGCTGCAGCATTTATGACAGGCAAGTTAAATATAAGTGGAAATCTGCAGAAAGCAAtgaaattggaaaaattaatggGTAgtttaaaagcaaaattatga